In the Caballeronia sp. LZ062 genome, one interval contains:
- a CDS encoding HPr family phosphocarrier protein, with product MQQQETTIVNKLGLHARASAKLTQLAGNYQSEIWMSRNGRRINAKSIMGVMMLAAGIGSTVTIETEGPDEAEAMQAILGLIADKFGEGQ from the coding sequence ATGCAGCAACAAGAAACAACCATCGTGAACAAGCTCGGGCTCCACGCGCGGGCATCCGCGAAGCTCACGCAACTCGCCGGCAACTATCAGTCCGAAATCTGGATGAGCCGTAACGGCCGTCGCATCAACGCGAAAAGCATCATGGGCGTGATGATGCTGGCAGCGGGTATCGGCAGCACGGTGACGATCGAGACCGAAGGCCCGGACGAAGCCGAGGCCATGCAAGCCATCCTGGGTTTGATCGCCGACAAGTTCGGGGAAGGGCAGTAA
- a CDS encoding PTS sugar transporter subunit IIB, giving the protein MAGILIIAHAPFATALRECVAHIYGGLPARIGVIDVTADCDPVEVRAFARSEIDRLKEDNGAIVLTDVFGATPANIAASLAETDVRVLAGVNLPMLVRAVCYRATPLDTLTEKILQGGSKGIQELDASTPLNPCALATKAAGSPDPACSASADLAAAKAASH; this is encoded by the coding sequence ATGGCTGGCATTCTGATCATCGCGCACGCACCGTTCGCCACCGCGCTTCGTGAGTGCGTCGCTCATATCTACGGCGGCTTGCCCGCGCGCATCGGCGTCATCGACGTGACCGCCGACTGCGATCCCGTCGAAGTCCGCGCGTTCGCCCGCTCGGAAATCGACCGCCTGAAGGAAGACAACGGCGCGATCGTGCTTACCGACGTCTTCGGCGCGACGCCCGCGAACATCGCGGCGAGTCTCGCTGAAACCGACGTGCGCGTGCTGGCGGGCGTCAATCTGCCGATGCTCGTGCGCGCCGTCTGCTATCGCGCCACGCCGCTCGACACGCTCACGGAAAAGATTCTGCAAGGCGGCTCGAAGGGCATTCAGGAACTCGATGCGTCTACGCCGCTCAATCCTTGCGCGCTTGCAACCAAAGCGGCCGGCTCGCCCGATCCCGCGTGTTCCGCGAGCGCGGATCTCGCCGCCGCGAAGGCCGCGAGCCACTGA